The following proteins are co-located in the Hydrogenophaga sp. RAC07 genome:
- a CDS encoding IS630 family transposase, which translates to MRVAEAIELDAKTTSELLTLSKGRRVEARVQQRANVILLAAQGWQNKNIAQEVKLDRRQVALWRRRFIEGGLPALLKDASRSGRTPSVTSEVESHILHTTLHEQPASGAPWSTRTLALHLGLSATTIGRVWRRNGIQPHLNSTAKVSAGAALHIDTEWVDVVGLYMNPRERVLVLSCAGNGHVHTPGRTQHLVDGAPASDHGRHVMAILLPALKKLEGAVISGCQDRHHHEEWLRFLRLIERKTPRHLQLHLIVDNQATHKRPKVQAWLAQHPRLVVHSTPTNASWLNTVRRLLRDNARHGMQHDRFTSAADLQQAIAQHIERPGKEAKAFIWTVDAPDTAQVTRAKAALARWTISADQNGALQHEADVTAAWA; encoded by the coding sequence ATGCGAGTTGCCGAAGCGATCGAACTGGATGCGAAGACCACATCCGAGTTGCTCACGCTGTCCAAAGGCAGACGGGTTGAGGCCCGTGTGCAGCAACGTGCCAACGTCATCCTGCTGGCGGCGCAAGGTTGGCAAAACAAGAACATTGCCCAGGAGGTCAAGCTGGACCGCCGACAAGTGGCGTTGTGGCGGCGGCGCTTCATTGAAGGCGGCCTGCCTGCCCTGCTGAAAGACGCGTCGCGTTCAGGGCGCACACCGAGCGTGACGTCCGAAGTCGAGTCGCACATCCTGCACACCACATTGCACGAGCAACCGGCTTCGGGCGCGCCATGGAGCACCCGCACACTGGCCTTGCACCTGGGCCTGAGCGCCACCACCATCGGACGGGTGTGGCGACGCAACGGCATCCAGCCGCACCTGAACAGCACGGCCAAGGTGTCAGCCGGGGCTGCGCTTCACATCGACACCGAGTGGGTGGATGTCGTGGGGCTGTACATGAACCCGCGCGAGCGTGTGCTGGTGCTCAGCTGCGCCGGGAACGGCCATGTCCACACGCCCGGCCGCACCCAGCACCTGGTTGATGGCGCCCCGGCCAGCGACCACGGGCGCCATGTCATGGCAATCCTGTTGCCCGCGCTGAAGAAACTGGAGGGCGCCGTGATCTCAGGGTGCCAGGATCGTCATCACCACGAGGAGTGGCTCCGGTTCCTTCGCCTGATCGAGCGCAAGACACCCAGGCACCTGCAATTGCACCTGATCGTGGACAACCAGGCCACGCACAAGCGTCCCAAGGTCCAGGCCTGGCTCGCCCAACACCCGCGCCTGGTCGTGCATTCAACCCCCACCAATGCCTCTTGGTTGAACACGGTCAGGCGGTTGTTGCGCGACAACGCGAGGCACGGCATGCAGCACGACCGCTTCACCAGCGCGGCCGACCTCCAGCAAGCCATCGCGCAGCACATCGAGCGCCCGGGCAAGGAAGCCAAAGCATTCATCTGGACAGTCGACGCGCCGGACACCGCCCAGGTGACCCGCGCCAAGGCTGCGCTGGCGCGCTGGACGATAAGTGCAGACCAGAATGGTGCACTGCAGCATGAAGCCGATGTAACGGCTGCCTGGGCATGA